The following are encoded together in the Leptospira congkakensis genome:
- a CDS encoding CBS domain-containing protein yields the protein MFFWIHDGRISQTTPPSHSDRVHKIHPGGQSFPVSGEGSESPNSPSSSFLHRSARDVYKESAAQTEKPVYFLHEIMSTPTYTLPSTETITRCLDFMLEKRIRHLPITNESGTLVGFVSDRDILEKSKSYERDWPVSDIMTKRVLVGSPGSEIRGVTKVLLEERIGCIPVVDDDNHPIGMITRSDLLRLLLKYPNLNIIA from the coding sequence ATGTTCTTTTGGATTCATGATGGGCGAATTTCACAGACAACCCCGCCGAGTCATTCGGATCGGGTTCACAAAATCCATCCCGGTGGTCAAAGTTTTCCGGTTTCCGGTGAGGGAAGTGAATCCCCAAATTCACCTTCCTCCTCTTTTTTACACCGTTCCGCCAGGGATGTTTACAAGGAATCGGCGGCCCAAACAGAAAAACCGGTTTATTTCCTCCACGAAATCATGTCCACGCCAACCTATACCCTTCCCTCCACAGAAACAATCACCCGTTGTTTGGACTTTATGTTGGAAAAACGAATCCGTCATCTCCCCATCACAAACGAATCAGGAACTCTCGTTGGTTTTGTTTCAGACAGAGACATTTTGGAAAAAAGTAAATCCTACGAAAGAGACTGGCCGGTTTCTGATATAATGACCAAACGAGTATTAGTTGGATCACCTGGATCGGAAATTCGAGGAGTTACGAAAGTTCTTTTAGAAGAAAGAATTGGATGTATTCCTGTGGTAGATGACGATAATCATCCTATTGGTATGATCACCAGATCGGATTTACTTCGTCTGTTACTCAAGTATCCAAATTTGAATATTATCGCGTAA